The Streptomyces sp. DH-12 genome has a window encoding:
- a CDS encoding D-aminoacylase, with amino-acid sequence MEELVIRDADVVDGSGGPSYRADVVVDGGRIVSIVKEAADAGCQRPKARRELDAEGLVLAPGFIDMHAHSDLALLRDPDHSAKAAQGVTLEVLGQDGLSYAPVDDRTLGEVRRAIAGWNGPGDDVDVDWRSVGEYLDRLDRGVAVNAAYLIPQGTVRALAVGWEDREATPEELDRMRRLVTEGMEQGAVGMSSGLTYTPGMYAPDAELTELCRVVASYGGYYCPHHRSYGAGALEAYAEMVALTREAGCPLHLAHATMNFGVNKGRAPELLALLDEALDAGADITLDTYPYTPGCTTLVALLPSWASEGGPEEILRRLADEGTAGRIRHDLEVTGSDGCHGVPVEWETIEISGVGDPALDAYVGRTVLESARARGETPWAVARELLLKDRLAPTILQHVGHEENVRAIMRHRVHTGGSDGILQGAKPHPRAYGTFPRYLGHYVRELGVLSLEECVAHLTSRPAARLRLPDRGLVREGYKADLVLFDPRTVDAGSTFAEPRTLPTGIPYVLVDGRFVIEDGRRTDVLAGRAVRRSPR; translated from the coding sequence GTGGAAGAGCTCGTCATCCGGGACGCGGACGTCGTCGACGGCTCCGGCGGCCCCTCCTACCGCGCGGACGTGGTGGTGGACGGCGGCCGCATCGTCTCCATCGTCAAGGAGGCGGCGGACGCGGGATGCCAGCGCCCGAAGGCGCGGCGCGAACTGGACGCGGAGGGGCTGGTGCTGGCCCCGGGCTTCATCGACATGCACGCGCACAGCGACCTGGCGCTGCTGCGCGACCCCGACCACAGCGCGAAGGCCGCGCAGGGCGTCACCCTCGAAGTGCTGGGCCAGGACGGACTGTCGTACGCGCCGGTGGACGACCGGACGCTGGGCGAGGTGCGGCGGGCGATCGCCGGGTGGAACGGCCCGGGGGACGACGTGGACGTCGACTGGCGGTCGGTGGGCGAGTACCTGGACCGGCTGGACCGGGGCGTCGCGGTGAACGCGGCGTACCTGATCCCGCAGGGCACCGTGCGCGCGCTCGCCGTCGGCTGGGAGGACCGCGAGGCGACGCCCGAAGAGCTGGACCGGATGCGGCGGTTGGTCACGGAGGGCATGGAGCAGGGCGCGGTCGGCATGTCGTCGGGGCTGACGTACACGCCCGGCATGTACGCCCCGGACGCCGAACTGACCGAGCTGTGCCGGGTGGTGGCCTCGTACGGCGGCTATTACTGCCCGCACCACCGCTCCTACGGCGCCGGCGCGCTGGAGGCGTACGCGGAGATGGTGGCGCTGACCCGGGAGGCGGGCTGCCCGCTGCACCTCGCGCACGCCACCATGAACTTCGGCGTGAACAAGGGGCGGGCGCCCGAACTGCTGGCGCTGCTGGACGAGGCGCTGGACGCGGGCGCCGACATCACCCTCGACACCTACCCGTACACCCCCGGCTGCACCACCCTCGTGGCGCTGCTGCCGAGCTGGGCGAGCGAGGGCGGCCCGGAGGAGATCCTGCGGCGGCTCGCGGACGAGGGGACGGCCGGGCGGATCCGGCACGACCTGGAGGTCACCGGCTCGGACGGCTGCCACGGCGTGCCGGTGGAGTGGGAGACCATCGAGATCTCCGGGGTCGGCGACCCGGCGCTGGACGCGTACGTGGGCCGTACGGTGCTGGAGTCGGCGCGGGCGCGCGGGGAGACCCCGTGGGCGGTGGCGAGGGAGCTGCTGCTGAAGGACCGGCTCGCCCCGACGATCCTCCAGCACGTGGGCCACGAGGAGAACGTCCGGGCGATCATGCGCCACCGGGTGCACACCGGCGGCTCGGACGGCATCCTCCAGGGCGCCAAGCCGCACCCGCGGGCGTACGGCACGTTCCCCCGCTATCTGGGCCACTACGTGCGGGAGCTGGGGGTGCTGTCGCTGGAGGAGTGCGTGGCGCACCTGACCTCACGCCCGGCGGCGCGGCTGCGGCTGCCGGACCGGGGGCTGGTCCGCGAGGGCTACAAGGCGGACCTGGTGCTGTTCGACCCGCGCACGGTGGACGCCGGTTCGACCTTCGCCGAGCCGCGCACGCTGCCCACGGGCATCCCGTACGTCCTGGTCGACGGGCGGTTCGTGATCGAGGACGGGCGGCGCACGGACGTGCTGGCGGGACGGGCGGTGCGCAGGAGTCCGCGCTGA
- a CDS encoding serine protease: MRKPLVVALCALALAGAGATPAVAAAPSPTGADTATGTAPATSSTDVVDDTVGTVADALSGLTAPKAAAVNFAGAVSLSNCSGSVVRMPGSAAADPALVLTNGHCLESGFPAPGQVLTDRASSRTFGLLNASGTRVATLRADRLVYATMTDTDAAIYRLNTTYARIKSSYGIDPLTLSSRRPAAGTAISVVSGYWKRIYRCSVDGFAHRLKEGDWTWKDSVRYTSACDTIGGTSGSPVVDDATGQVVAVNNTGNEDGGRCTLNNPCEVDANGGVTVRQGVNYAQQTYPFTACFTTGNRLDLSASGCTVPKP, encoded by the coding sequence ATGAGAAAACCTCTCGTCGTCGCGCTCTGCGCCCTGGCACTCGCCGGGGCGGGCGCGACCCCCGCGGTCGCCGCCGCGCCTTCCCCCACGGGCGCGGACACGGCCACGGGCACGGCCCCGGCCACGTCGTCGACGGATGTCGTCGACGACACGGTCGGGACCGTCGCGGACGCCCTGTCCGGACTCACCGCGCCGAAGGCCGCCGCGGTGAACTTCGCGGGCGCCGTCTCGCTGAGCAACTGCTCCGGCTCCGTCGTCCGCATGCCGGGCTCGGCCGCCGCCGACCCGGCGCTGGTGCTCACCAACGGCCACTGCCTGGAGAGCGGCTTCCCCGCGCCCGGCCAGGTCCTCACCGACCGGGCGTCCAGCCGCACCTTCGGCCTGCTGAACGCCTCCGGCACCAGGGTCGCCACCCTGCGCGCCGACCGGCTGGTCTACGCGACCATGACCGACACGGACGCCGCGATCTACCGGCTGAACACCACGTACGCGCGGATCAAGAGCTCGTACGGGATCGACCCGCTGACCCTCAGCAGCCGCCGTCCGGCCGCCGGCACCGCCATCAGCGTGGTCTCCGGCTACTGGAAGCGGATCTACCGCTGCTCCGTCGACGGCTTCGCCCACCGGCTGAAGGAGGGCGACTGGACCTGGAAGGACTCGGTCCGCTACACCTCCGCGTGCGACACCATCGGCGGAACCTCCGGTTCCCCGGTGGTCGACGACGCCACCGGACAGGTGGTCGCCGTCAACAACACCGGCAACGAGGACGGCGGCCGCTGCACGCTCAACAACCCGTGCGAGGTCGACGCGAACGGCGGCGTCACGGTCCGCCAGGGCGTCAACTACGCCCAGCAGACCTACCCCTTCACCGCCTGCTTCACCACCGGCAACCGGCTCGACCTGAGCGCGAGCGGCTGCACCGTGCCCAAGCCCTGA